TGCCGCGCGGCGACACCGCGCTCACCCGGCGCGCCCGTGAGGGCAGCGGCCTCTCCGCGGTCGTCGTCCGCTTCCACCGGCGCCGCGGCCGGTACGAGCGGCAGGGCGTCCTCGTCGAGGAGGCCGCGCTCGCCCGCGCCGAGGAGCGCTGCCTGGCGGACGCGGAGGCCCGGGCGCGGCGCCGGGCCCGCGACGCGGCGCGCAGGGCGGCGGAGGACGTCCGGTTCAGGGAGGCGTTCGCCGCGGAGATCCACCGGCTCTTCCCCGGCTGCCCCCTGGACCGCGCCGAGGCGATCGCCGCGCACGCGTCGGTGCGGGGCAGCGGTCGGGTCGGGCGCAGCGCGGCGGGGCGGGCCCTGTCGAAGGGGGCGGTGACAGCGGCGGTCGCGGCGGCGGTACGTCACACGGCCACGCCCTACGACCAGTTGCTGATGGGCGGAGTGCCCCGCGGGGAGGCGCGGCGACGGATCGCGGCCGCGGTCGAGTCGACGCTGCGCGGCTGGCGCGCACCGTGAGACGCGGGCCCAGGCCCGGACAGCGTGGGAGACGACGGCGCATGCGGCCGCGAGCGTCGCGTATGGCGTGCGTGAAGCTGCGGCAATTGACTTGTGGTGACGGGGTGAAGCTTGCAGGATCACTCGCCCCGCCCACTATCCGGCGCAACCGCCCCAGGCCTCACGGGAGTTGTCATGATCGACGGACCGTACTTCGTGCTCACCGTGCTGGGGGCGCTGGCCTGCGGCCTCGCCGCCGGAGTCTTCGCCGCGTTCTCGACCTTCGTGATGAGGGGTCTCGCGGCGCTGCCCCCGGCCCAGGGCATCGCCGCGATGAACCGCATCAACGTCGCCGCGGTCGCTCCCGCCTTCATGGTCATCTTCCTGGGGGCGACGGGCCTCTGCGTGGTGCTCGCCGTCGTGACGTTCGTGCTCTGGCCCGACGAGGGCACCTTCGAGCTGCTGTTCGGCAGCGTGCTCTTCGTCGTCGGCTCGTTCGGGGTGACCGTCGTGGCGAACGTTCCGCGCAACGACGCCCTCGCGAAGATCGACCCGGAGAGCGCGGAGGGCGCCGCGTACTGGCGTACGTACGTCAGTGAGTGGACCGTGTGGAACCACGTCCGCACCGGCGCGTCGCTCGCCGCGACGGCGGCGTTCGTCCTGGCGCTGACCTGACGCCCGCGGTCACGACAGCAGGAAGTCCGCCTCGCCCGCCTTGGCGCCCTGGATGAACGCGTTGATCTCCCCGTACGTGTAGATGAGCGCGGGACCGTCGGGGTCGGCGGACTGGCGCACGGCGACGCGTCCGTCGGCCAGCTTCATGGCTTCCAGGCAGTTGCCGCCGTTGCCGCCGCTCCAGGGCTTGTGCCAGCCCTCCGTGCCCAGGTCGCGGGCGGGCATGCCGTTGTAGATCCGGGACTCCCTGACCTCGCTGCGCGAGTCGTCGCGGGCCCCGGGTGAACGCGGACCGGCAGGGCGCGTTCCGGATCGGTGTCGGTCCATGTCACAGCTCCTTGCGGAGGTCCCGGAGGATCTCCTTCGTGCGTTGTGCGGTGGCGGCCTGCGCCGCCATGCGGTCCATGACCTCCAGGTGGGTGGCCACCTCTGTGCGCGCGTCGAGGTAGACGGCGC
The sequence above is a segment of the Streptomyces sp. Je 1-369 genome. Coding sequences within it:
- a CDS encoding DUF397 domain-containing protein: MPARDLGTEGWHKPWSGGNGGNCLEAMKLADGRVAVRQSADPDGPALIYTYGEINAFIQGAKAGEADFLLS
- a CDS encoding DUF1772 domain-containing protein, yielding MIDGPYFVLTVLGALACGLAAGVFAAFSTFVMRGLAALPPAQGIAAMNRINVAAVAPAFMVIFLGATGLCVVLAVVTFVLWPDEGTFELLFGSVLFVVGSFGVTVVANVPRNDALAKIDPESAEGAAYWRTYVSEWTVWNHVRTGASLAATAAFVLALT
- a CDS encoding DUF2293 domain-containing protein, with the protein product MARPPGTSAAPTGPAAPTGPLVVQPLKRRRCAECGAGPLALLALEGGEPRCLDCADLGHLVYLPRGDTALTRRAREGSGLSAVVVRFHRRRGRYERQGVLVEEAALARAEERCLADAEARARRRARDAARRAAEDVRFREAFAAEIHRLFPGCPLDRAEAIAAHASVRGSGRVGRSAAGRALSKGAVTAAVAAAVRHTATPYDQLLMGGVPRGEARRRIAAAVESTLRGWRAP